CGAGAAGATCAAGAAGGAACTCACCGAAGCTGGCGCGACGGTCGAAATCAAGTAAGCAGCATCTTGCATCGCCAGCGTTGCATGGTGATGCACTGAAGGCTGGGGGCGTGAAGCCCCCGGCCTTTGGCCGTTTCGGACGTGAGTCGGAACGAGGGTCGGAAAGTCGCAACCGCAAGGTGTGCGCTCTTCCGATTCCCGAATCCCCACTCCCGATTCCCGGCCTCACCGAGTTGGTAGTTGGAAGTAGCGGGAGAAGGCGTGCTGGTGCCGGCAATACCAGCGACTTCCAACTGACAACTTGAATGTGAGTCCCTCACAAGAGCAGCGCACATCCATGTGCGCGGGTTCAGTTTTGTTATTTCGGGGCCGCCGCGACGCGGCCCCCGCAGCCTAGGGTGAAGACCTCATGACGTCTTATTCGTTCACCGAAAAAAAGCGTATCCGCAAGGACTTCGGTAAGCAGCGCTCGATTCTCGAAGTGCCGTTCCTGCTTGCCATCCAGGTGGATTCCTATCGCGAATTCCTGCAGGAAGACGTGGAGCCGACCAAGCGTAAGGACCTTGGTCTGCATGCTGCTCTGAAGTCGGTGTTCCCGATCTCCAGCTACAGCGGCAACGCTGCGCTCGAGTACGTGGGTTACAAGTTGGGTCAGCCGGTGTTTGACGAGCGTGAATGCCGTCAGCGCGGCATGAGCTATGGCGCGCCGCTGCGCGTGACCGTGCGCCTGGTGATCTACGACCGCGAGTCGTCGACTAAGGCCATCAAGTACGTGAAGGAGCAGGAGGTCTACCTCGGCGAAATTCCGCTGATGACCGGCAACGGTACCTTCATTGTCAACGGCACCGAGCGCGTGATCGTGTCGCAGCTGCACCGCTCGCCGGGCGTGTTCTTCGACCACGACCGTGGCAAGACCCACAGCTCGGGCAAGCTGCTGTACAGCGCCCGCATCATTCCGTACCGCGGTTCCTGGCTGGACTTCGAGTTCGACCCGAAGGACGCGCTGTTCACCCGTATCGACCGCCGCCGCAAGCTGCCGGTGTCGATCCTGCTGCGTGCGCTTGGCTACAGCAACGAAGAAATGCTGGCCGAGTTCTTCGAGATCAACACGTTCCACATCAACCCGGACGAAGGCGTGCAGCTGGAGCTGGTGCCGGAGCGTCTGCGTGGTGAAACGCTGAACTTCGACCTGGCCGATGGCGACAAGGTCATCGTGGAAGCGGGCAAGCGCATCACCGCCCGTCACGTCAAGCAGCTGGAAGCTGCCGGCGTCGCCGCGCTGGCCGTGCCGGACGACTACCTGGTCGGCCGCATCCTGTCGCACGACGTGGTCGATGGCTCGACCGGCGAACTGCTGGCCAACGCCAACGACGAGGTCAGCGAAGATCAGTTGTCTGCATTCCGCAAGGCGGGCGTCGATGCGGTCGGCACCCTGTGGGTGAACGATCTGGATCGTGGCCCGTACCTGTCCAACACTCTGCGCATCGATCCGACCAAGACGCAGCTGGAAGCGCTGGTCGAGATCTACCGCATGATGCGTCCGGGCGAGCCGCCGACCAAGGAAGCCGCGCAGAACCTGTTCCACAACCTGTTCTTCACCTTTGAGCGCTACGACCTGTCCACGGTCGGTCGCATGAAGTTCAACCGTCGCGTCGGCCGCAAGGACGTGCTCGGCGAGTCGGTGCTGTACGACAAGAAGTACTTCGCCGAGCGTAACGACGAAGAATCCAAGCGTCTGGTCGCCGAGCACGCCGATACCTCCGACATCCTGGAAGTGATCAAGGTGCTGACCGAGATCCGCAACGGCCGTGGTGTGGTCGACGACATCGATCACCTGGGCAACCGTCGCGTGCGCTCGGTCGGCGAAATGGCCGAGAACGTGTTCCGCGTGGGCCTGGTCCGCGTCGAGCGCGCGGTCAAGGAGCGTCTGTCGATGGCGGAGTCGGAAGGCCTGACCCCGCAGGAACTGATCAACGCCAAGCCGGTGGCCGCGGCGATCAAGGAGTTCTTCGGCTCCTCGCAGCTGTCGCAGTTCATGGACCAGAACAACCCGCTGTCGGAAGTGACGCATAAGCGTCGCGTCTCCGCACTGGGCCCGGGCGGTCTGACCCGCGAACGCGCCGGCTTCGAGGTGCGCGACGTGCATCCGACCCATTACGGCCGCGTCTGCACCATCGAAACGCCGGAAGGCCCGAACATCGGCCTGATCAACTCGCTGGCCGTGTTCGCCCGCACCAACCAGTACGGCTTCCTCGAGACGCCGTACCGCAAGGTGCTGGACGGCAAGGTGTCCGACGACGTCGAGTACCTGTCGGCGATCGAAGAAAACGAGTACGTGATCGCCCAGGCGAACGCGCTGACCGATGCCAAGAACATGCTCACCGAGCAGTTCGTGCCGTGCCGGTTCCAGGGCGAGTCGCTGCTGAAGCCGCCGGCGGAAGTGCACTTCATGGACGTCTCGCCGATGCAGACGGTGTCGGTCGCCGCGGCGCTGGTGCCGTTCCTGGAACACGATGACGCCAACCGCGCATTGATGGGCGCCAACATGCAGCGCCAGGCCGTGCCGACGCTGCGTTCGCAGAAGCCGCTGGTCGGTACCGGCATCGAACGTGCAGTGGCACGCGACTCCGGCGTGACTGTCAACGCGCTGCGTGGTGGCGTGATCGAGCAGATCGACGCGGCCCGCATCGTGGTCAAGGTCAATGAGGCAGAAATCGGCGGCGGCACCGATGCCGGCGTGGATATCTACAACCTGATCAAGTACACCCGCTCCAACCAGAACACCTGCATCAACCAGCGTCCGTTGGTGAACGTGGGCGACGTGATCGCGCGCGGCGACGTGCTGGCCGACGGCCCGTCCACCGACATCGGTGAGCTGGCGCTGGGTCAGAACATGCTGATCGCCTTCATGCCGTGGAACGGCTACAACTTCGAAGACTCCATCCTGCTCTCCGAGCGCGTGGTGGAAGAAGATCGCTACACCACGATCCACATCGAAGAACTGACCTGCGTTGCGCGCGACACCAAGCTGGGGCCGGAGGAAATTTCCGCCGACATCCCGAACGTGTCCGAGCAGGCCCTGAACCGTCTGGACGAGAGCGGCGTGGTGTACATCGGTGCGGAAGTGCGCGCCGGCGACATCATGGTCGGCAAGGTCACGCCGAAGGGCGAAAGCCAGCTGACCCCGGAAGAAAAGCTGCTGCGTGCGATCTTCGGTGAGAAGGCGTCCGACGTGAAGGACAGCTCGCTGCGCGTGCCCCCGGGTATGGACGGCACCGTCATCGACGTGCAGGTCTTCACCCGCGACGGCATCGAGAAGGACAAGCGTGCGCGTCACATCGAAGAATCCGAGATCAAGCGCGTCAAGAAGGACTTCGACGATCAGTTCCGCATCCTGGAAGCGGCCATCTACGCACGGTTGAGGTCCCAGATCGTGGGCAAGGTCGCCAACGGCGGTCCGAACCTGAAGAAGGGCGACAACGTCACCGACGCGTACCTGGACGGGCTGAAGAAGTCCGACTGGTTCCAGCTGCGCATGAAGGACGAAGACGCTGCCGACGCCATCGAACGCGCGCAGAAGCAGATCCAGGCGCACGAGAAGGAATTCGAGGCACGCTTCGCCGACAAGCGCGGCAAGATCACCCAGGGCGACGACCTCGCACCGGGCGTGCTGAAGATGGTCAAGGTGTTTCTGGCCGTGAAGCGCCGCATCCAGCCGGGCGACAAGATGGCAGGCCGCCACGGCAACAAGGGTGTGGTCTCCAATGTCGTGCCGGTCGAGGACATGCCGTACATGGCCACCGGTGAGCCGGTCGACATCGTGCTGAACCCGCTGGGCGTGCCATCGCGTATGAACATCGGCCAGATTCTGGAAGTGCATCTGGGCTGGGCCGCCAAGGGCCTGGGTCGCAAGATCCAGCGCATGCTGGAAGCCCAGGCTGCCGTCAGCGAGCTGCGCAAGTTCCTCAACGACATCTACAACCACGATGGTGCGATCAATGCCGAACGCGTGGACCTGTCGCAGTTCAGCGATGAGGAATTGCTCAACCTGGGCAAGAACCTGATCGACGGCGTGCCGATGGCCACCCCGGTGTTCGACGGCGCCAGCGAGGCGGAGATCAAGCG
The window above is part of the Xanthomonas cassavae CFBP 4642 genome. Proteins encoded here:
- the rpoB gene encoding DNA-directed RNA polymerase subunit beta → MTSYSFTEKKRIRKDFGKQRSILEVPFLLAIQVDSYREFLQEDVEPTKRKDLGLHAALKSVFPISSYSGNAALEYVGYKLGQPVFDERECRQRGMSYGAPLRVTVRLVIYDRESSTKAIKYVKEQEVYLGEIPLMTGNGTFIVNGTERVIVSQLHRSPGVFFDHDRGKTHSSGKLLYSARIIPYRGSWLDFEFDPKDALFTRIDRRRKLPVSILLRALGYSNEEMLAEFFEINTFHINPDEGVQLELVPERLRGETLNFDLADGDKVIVEAGKRITARHVKQLEAAGVAALAVPDDYLVGRILSHDVVDGSTGELLANANDEVSEDQLSAFRKAGVDAVGTLWVNDLDRGPYLSNTLRIDPTKTQLEALVEIYRMMRPGEPPTKEAAQNLFHNLFFTFERYDLSTVGRMKFNRRVGRKDVLGESVLYDKKYFAERNDEESKRLVAEHADTSDILEVIKVLTEIRNGRGVVDDIDHLGNRRVRSVGEMAENVFRVGLVRVERAVKERLSMAESEGLTPQELINAKPVAAAIKEFFGSSQLSQFMDQNNPLSEVTHKRRVSALGPGGLTRERAGFEVRDVHPTHYGRVCTIETPEGPNIGLINSLAVFARTNQYGFLETPYRKVLDGKVSDDVEYLSAIEENEYVIAQANALTDAKNMLTEQFVPCRFQGESLLKPPAEVHFMDVSPMQTVSVAAALVPFLEHDDANRALMGANMQRQAVPTLRSQKPLVGTGIERAVARDSGVTVNALRGGVIEQIDAARIVVKVNEAEIGGGTDAGVDIYNLIKYTRSNQNTCINQRPLVNVGDVIARGDVLADGPSTDIGELALGQNMLIAFMPWNGYNFEDSILLSERVVEEDRYTTIHIEELTCVARDTKLGPEEISADIPNVSEQALNRLDESGVVYIGAEVRAGDIMVGKVTPKGESQLTPEEKLLRAIFGEKASDVKDSSLRVPPGMDGTVIDVQVFTRDGIEKDKRARHIEESEIKRVKKDFDDQFRILEAAIYARLRSQIVGKVANGGPNLKKGDNVTDAYLDGLKKSDWFQLRMKDEDAADAIERAQKQIQAHEKEFEARFADKRGKITQGDDLAPGVLKMVKVFLAVKRRIQPGDKMAGRHGNKGVVSNVVPVEDMPYMATGEPVDIVLNPLGVPSRMNIGQILEVHLGWAAKGLGRKIQRMLEAQAAVSELRKFLNDIYNHDGAINAERVDLSQFSDEELLNLGKNLIDGVPMATPVFDGASEAEIKRMLELADLPQSGQTQLYDGRTGEAFDRKTTVGYMHYLKLNHLVDDKMHARSTGPYSLVTQQPLGGKAQFGGQRFGEMEVWALEAYGAAYTLQEMLTVKSDDVQGRNQMYKNIVDGEHEMVAGMPESFNVLVKEIRSLAINMELEE